The sequence CTTggcatctttccattgacttccatgggctttggagcaAGAACTAGTGGTATAACATTGTTGGTCCAAGGGTTTGATTGTTGCACGGAGCAGGCAAAAAGGCGTTTaacctcctgccccacgctgAGCTTAACCCTGTGCTTCCTCCCAGTCGCTTTCATTTTAGGTGAGTGCCACTGTAACAATGTCTGCTCTGGAAAAGGCCATGATTGCCATCATTGACGCTTTCCACCAGTACTCGGGAAAGGAGGGAGACAAGCACAAGCTGAAGAAATCTGAATTGAAGGAGCTCATTAACAATGAACTCCCCCATTTTTTAGGCGTGAGTATTGCCTTTTGAACAATGAATTGCCCTTTACTCTGTTGTGTACCAAATGTCGAGATGCCTGAAGATGTTTACTGTAGCCTTCGACAGTTCTCAGCTCTCGTGTTGTTTGCTGAAATAGTTTGAGCTAGCAGGCTGCTTCCCGTGGCAATGGGAACAGTGTCTGTACTCAGGCTGTGACTGTCAAAGGGCTCAGCGCAATGGCCTGGTTCCAGTACTTCAGCCTTTGTCTTATGCTGTGTTTCTTGGGAGACTGTCCTGATTTAGCAGCTACTCAGAAGGTGGGCAGTCAAAGGGAGTTTGTGCATTCAGATGGCAAAGCTTATCCCCTCTGGATGGCAGGCGGCTCTCTCTCCATGGAATTATCTATTTGCCTGTCCTGTGTATTTCCTAGGTGCTTGTATGTGAGGGGTCAGACTGTATGTATCAAGGTCTGGTCACCTGTGGGGGAAGCACAAGGGCCCAGATTcccaaagggatttaggtacctaaattgcTCCTGTGAGCCACAAAATCCCTGCTCAGCTGATGCCCAATCCTATAGATGCCTAAATTTGTGCTCTAAAAGTCCCCTAGGTGCCTACGTTTTTGCCTCTGTGCATTTGTACTGCTGCTTCAGGCAGGCCTCTGGATGCCTGTCTCATGCCTAAGACCCAGCACCATCCTCAAACCCTAGGAGGGGAGGCGTTGCTCACCTGTAGGCAGGGCCGTCCTTATCCACATGCAAAGTACACTGTgtggggcaccaggaaatttggggcaccacattttctggtgccctaggcagatgcatgctgctccagcccctgctctgcctcttccccatggcaccccccctccgccccagccctgcccccactccaccccttcccctgaggactgcagtaggggtcgggcctgcactcaccgggcagTGGTGAGTGGAGTgagccggccccagcccgcttcACACCGCCAGTaagtgctggggggcggttcccccctgccccccaaggctgggagccggGAGAGCAGAGCGGAGCGGGCTGGAGCCGGGTCACTCCATTTCCCACTGCCCTGTGAGTGCGGGGTTGGGCccgccctgcactcaccgggcagCAGGAAGTGATGTGACCTGGCCCCAACCTGCTTTGGTCTGCCGGCtcgtgctggggtggggggcggtttcccctgccccccaagcctgctcctgcccccttccctgcagagGCCTGCGAGTGGGgaggctgcatagggcaccaaaacGGCCCTGCCTGTAGGGGTGCTCAGAGCATGCATAACTCCACACACGgcaggaggaagaggcagggactCCCTTCTAAGCTTTAGCGCtgtggtcagggcactcacctgggctcCGTTCCACCCTctgtctgaagaagagaaggcaCTTGAACAGGGGTTTCCCATGTCTCCGGCGAGCGCCCTAACCCCTGGATTAtagtcacactctctctctctggcccagtgcaTACTGTATTTAGTTATTGATACACAgtgaacagcttcaacaggacagACTGAGAGAGCCCCAGGTCAGACTATCTccttgtccagtggttaggaagTGGAGGTGGGAAACtgctgttcaaatcccttctccacagcAGCTGGGGGGTGGAATTGAACTGAAGTCTCCCACATTCCAGCTGAGTGCTCTAGCCAATGGGCTAAAGTTAAGGGAGGGGTCTGCCATGACTCTCCTCACCCTTCTGTTTGGTGTGGAGTTAGGTGTGCACCAGAGCCGTCCTTGCAAGAAAGGGCTTACGGTGACTCCAGGGGAGGGTTCTGGCTGTGGATCCCAAGCTGAGGTAGGAGCCTGCCTCCCGCCTGGATTTAGGGGCCAAAATCCTAGAGAGGGCTGGGTTTAGGCACCCCTCTCCTTGGTGTCTGCTATTGACTAGTTTTGGGAGCTCCCCACCAGTATGCTGATTTGTGCCTCTCTCCCCAGGCATTGTTCAGAGCGCCTCAGGGCTAACCCAGACATTGCTCTGCCCATGTCCATTGAGTCTGGGCCAAGGTGCCAGTCCCATTCTTGCAAGTGGGGTGTAGACAGGAccagtgcaaccactaggtgaactaggcagctgcctagggcgccaagtgcTTGGAGGCACCAAaaagcacactcaggggagggggtggagtggaggtgagctgggacacagggggggcacggggagggcttcctgcagcaagtaacggggggggggggcatgcgctctaattctcctcccctcccagggttgccg comes from Mauremys reevesii isolate NIE-2019 linkage group 11, ASM1616193v1, whole genome shotgun sequence and encodes:
- the S100B gene encoding protein S100-B; this encodes MSALEKAMIAIIDAFHQYSGKEGDKHKLKKSELKELINNELPHFLGEIKDQETVDKVMETLDADGDAECDFQEFVAFIAMVTSACHEFFEHE